The Gemmatimonadota bacterium genome window below encodes:
- a CDS encoding DUF1592 domain-containing protein — MKRYLPLALALGIFLVLLGQSSHLGSGASLRDSLDPTVVAATPDGAPQTGAVVRGVSDEPGLGPQGSAGVVTTPAEAVPTGSSSPAAHFSTPPSVDEALNEVVRSYCVRCHSDRRLLGNMSLEEFDVARPELAGELAEKMIHKLRAGMMPPRSARQPSEDTLVLLADQLENTLDAIARSNPNPGRRTFQRLVRAEYEAAVNELFGLDIDASAFLPTETLSENFDNIADMQLLSATLMEGYLRAAAFVARAAVGDPDATPASSVYKVAKTLSQVGHVEGAPLGTRGGTSVVHNFPADGDYVFELDLHPEPTGNLYGLTAGDGEQLEVSINGERVALFDLDRWMSEADPTGLRLETPPIHVRAGPHRVSAAFVQRFEGPVVDLLTPVDYTLADSQIGTAYGITTVPHLRDLTISGPFRVTGVSETPARRRIFTCRPTSLEEERPCAERIIGNLARRAYRRPLEDGETSALMVFYDQGREEGGFEVGVRTALQAILASPHFTFRIEEVPAGVAPGEKYPIAPYDIASRLSFFLWGSPPDDVLIDAAARGKLSEPDELEAQARRMLADPRAEALATRFAAQWFRLQDLEKIHPDAQLYPYYDHTLAEAMERETELLFHHIVTEDRSIFDVITADYTFVNERLADHYGFPDVVGSHFRRVPVEDPNRHGVTGHGSVLMMTSHADRTSPVLRGKWVLEVLLGSPPPPPPPDVPAFEETDAATDGQELSTRLRMEQHRANPSCTSCHNVIDPIGLALDNFDVTGAWRIKEHGMPIDATGMLYDGTPLASPVDLRNAILARPSVYVRTFTRNLMAYALGRRVEYFDMPTVRQIERAAKANDHRVTDYIIGIIRSPAFRLAVAEDHTDDHEDEY; from the coding sequence ATGAAAAGATACCTCCCGCTCGCCTTGGCGCTGGGGATTTTCCTGGTTCTCCTCGGGCAGTCGAGCCACCTCGGTAGCGGCGCGAGCCTGCGAGACTCTCTCGATCCGACCGTGGTGGCGGCCACCCCGGACGGTGCGCCGCAGACCGGGGCAGTCGTCCGCGGCGTGTCCGACGAGCCGGGCCTCGGTCCGCAGGGTTCGGCCGGCGTCGTGACGACGCCCGCTGAAGCCGTTCCGACCGGGTCGTCGTCCCCGGCGGCGCATTTCTCGACGCCGCCTTCCGTCGACGAGGCTCTGAACGAGGTCGTTCGGTCGTACTGCGTTCGCTGCCACAGCGATCGAAGGCTTCTCGGCAACATGTCGCTCGAGGAGTTCGACGTCGCGCGCCCCGAACTCGCCGGCGAGCTGGCTGAGAAGATGATCCACAAGCTCCGTGCCGGAATGATGCCCCCGCGGAGTGCGCGCCAGCCGAGCGAAGACACCCTGGTCCTGCTCGCCGACCAACTCGAGAACACCCTCGACGCGATCGCCCGCAGCAACCCCAACCCGGGACGTCGGACCTTCCAACGTCTGGTTCGCGCCGAGTACGAAGCTGCGGTGAACGAGCTCTTCGGACTCGATATCGACGCCTCCGCCTTCCTCCCCACCGAGACCCTCTCGGAGAACTTCGACAACATCGCCGACATGCAGTTGCTCTCGGCGACGCTGATGGAGGGCTACCTGAGGGCGGCGGCCTTCGTGGCCAGGGCGGCGGTCGGAGACCCGGACGCCACCCCGGCCTCGTCGGTCTACAAGGTGGCGAAAACCCTCTCCCAGGTCGGCCACGTCGAAGGCGCGCCGCTCGGCACCAGAGGCGGCACCTCGGTCGTGCACAACTTCCCCGCCGACGGCGACTACGTATTCGAGCTCGACCTGCATCCCGAGCCCACGGGCAATCTCTACGGCCTGACCGCCGGCGACGGCGAACAGCTCGAGGTCTCGATCAACGGCGAACGGGTCGCCCTCTTCGATCTCGATCGCTGGATGTCCGAAGCCGATCCCACCGGTCTGCGCCTGGAGACCCCGCCGATTCACGTGCGCGCCGGTCCCCATAGGGTGTCGGCGGCGTTCGTGCAGCGCTTCGAAGGGCCGGTCGTCGATCTTCTGACGCCGGTCGACTACACCCTCGCGGACTCGCAGATCGGCACCGCCTACGGCATCACCACCGTTCCGCACCTCCGCGACCTCACCATCTCCGGTCCTTTCCGGGTCACGGGCGTCTCGGAGACGCCGGCCCGCCGTCGCATCTTCACCTGTCGCCCCACCTCGCTGGAGGAGGAGCGTCCCTGCGCCGAACGCATAATCGGGAACCTGGCCCGTCGCGCCTACCGCAGACCTCTGGAAGACGGGGAGACGTCCGCTCTGATGGTCTTCTACGATCAGGGCCGGGAGGAAGGCGGTTTCGAGGTCGGCGTTCGCACCGCCCTCCAGGCGATTCTGGCTTCGCCCCACTTCACTTTCCGCATCGAAGAGGTGCCTGCGGGAGTGGCTCCCGGCGAAAAGTACCCGATCGCACCTTACGACATCGCGTCCCGACTCTCGTTCTTCCTCTGGGGTTCGCCTCCCGACGACGTGCTCATCGACGCGGCCGCGAGAGGGAAGCTTTCGGAACCCGACGAACTCGAGGCGCAGGCTCGGCGCATGCTGGCCGACCCCAGGGCCGAAGCGCTGGCCACACGCTTCGCGGCTCAGTGGTTCCGGCTCCAGGACCTTGAGAAGATCCACCCCGACGCCCAGCTCTACCCGTACTACGATCACACCCTCGCGGAGGCGATGGAGCGCGAGACCGAGCTCCTCTTCCACCACATCGTGACCGAGGACCGGAGCATATTCGACGTGATCACGGCGGACTACACCTTCGTGAACGAGCGGCTCGCCGATCACTACGGCTTCCCCGATGTCGTCGGATCGCACTTCCGCCGGGTGCCGGTCGAAGACCCGAACCGACACGGCGTCACGGGTCACGGCTCGGTGCTCATGATGACCTCGCACGCGGACCGAACCTCGCCCGTCCTGCGTGGCAAGTGGGTGCTGGAGGTCCTCCTCGGGAGCCCGCCTCCGCCGCCTCCGCCCGACGTTCCCGCATTCGAGGAGACCGACGCCGCCACCGACGGTCAGGAGCTCTCCACCCGGCTGCGCATGGAGCAGCACCGCGCCAACCCGTCGTGCACGTCGTGCCACAACGTCATCGACCCCATCGGACTCGCCCTCGACAACTTCGACGTGACCGGAGCCTGGCGCATCAAGGAGCACGGAATGCCGATCGACGCGACCGGCATGCTCTACGACGGGACTCCCCTCGCCTCGCCCGTCGATCTGCGGAACGCGATCCTCGCTCGCCCTTCGGTCTACGTGCGCACCTTCACCCGCAACCTCATGGCCTATGCGCTCGGACGACGGGTCGAATACTTCGACATGCCTACCGTCCGGCAGATAGAGCGGGCCGCGAAAGCCAACGACCACCGGGTCACCGACTACATCATCGGCATCATCCGCAGTCCGGCGTTCAGGCTGGCCGTGGCCGAAGACCATACCGACGATCACGAAGACGAATACTGA
- a CDS encoding MBL fold metallo-hydrolase has translation MHSALRKPVLALAAFPLACGAPGDEALPEAVTDPAATYAERHSADPTARGYTEADFPRVQELASGVYSYEALRSAGEERFTTVSFFVVTDEGVLVADGQGSVDETARLVDRIAEVTNKPITHVVVCSDHGDHTAGNAAFPEGVEFIAHSYSAGMLERRANDPLRPDETPPIPLATRLVEEATTLTLGGRTIEILHLGRAHTGGDLVVHLPVERILFMSEAYLHGVFPAMRSAYPSEWVAMIERAQALGAEMIVPGHGFVDDAAILAEGLEQFRGAVAQVIAEVSRLYHDGFSLENAQATVDFGDLAEWSLYDSQADRAVAQVYRELDGELGSD, from the coding sequence ATGCACTCCGCACTTCGGAAGCCGGTCCTGGCGCTCGCCGCCTTCCCTCTCGCATGCGGAGCCCCCGGCGACGAAGCCCTCCCGGAGGCCGTGACCGATCCGGCGGCGACGTACGCCGAACGCCATTCGGCCGATCCGACGGCGCGCGGCTACACCGAGGCGGATTTTCCGCGCGTCCAGGAGCTTGCCTCGGGAGTCTATTCCTACGAGGCTCTTCGTTCCGCCGGAGAGGAACGGTTCACCACCGTCAGCTTCTTCGTGGTTACCGATGAAGGCGTGCTGGTGGCCGACGGGCAGGGTAGCGTGGACGAGACCGCCCGGCTCGTGGATCGCATCGCCGAAGTCACCAACAAGCCGATCACCCATGTGGTCGTCTGCTCCGACCACGGCGACCACACCGCCGGCAACGCCGCCTTTCCCGAGGGCGTCGAGTTCATCGCCCATTCCTACTCGGCGGGAATGCTCGAGCGCAGGGCGAACGACCCTCTCCGCCCCGACGAAACGCCCCCGATTCCGCTCGCGACTCGGCTCGTGGAGGAGGCGACAACACTGACATTGGGTGGCCGAACCATCGAGATCCTCCACCTCGGACGCGCCCACACGGGCGGCGACCTCGTCGTGCACCTTCCCGTCGAGAGAATTCTCTTCATGAGCGAGGCCTATCTGCACGGAGTCTTTCCCGCGATGCGTTCGGCCTATCCGAGCGAGTGGGTGGCGATGATCGAACGGGCACAGGCTCTGGGAGCGGAGATGATCGTGCCGGGCCACGGATTCGTGGACGACGCCGCGATCCTGGCCGAGGGACTGGAGCAGTTCCGAGGCGCGGTGGCGCAGGTGATCGCCGAGGTCTCTCGCCTCTACCACGACGGATTCAGTCTGGAGAACGCGCAGGCGACGGTCGATTTCGGGGATCTCGCCGAGTGGTCGCTGTACGACAGCCAGGCCGACAGGGCCGTGGCGCAGGTTTATCGGGAGCTGGACGGGGAGCTGGGAAGCGATTAG
- a CDS encoding DUF1028 domain-containing protein — protein sequence MRRALGERLASAALVLCAVLLTPGTLAATWSVIAIDAATGRVVVASATCVPQGRFAGFPALGLMDVQAIVVPGIGVAAAQAGVDNTRRNQWLIFRQMQAGTPPSEIIDLLRADPGLERRQFGIVDMRGRSAGFSGSRNGAASLDVQGQVPGTAVHYSVQGNILAADSVVHDAARALIEGGPTLADRVMAAMEAADRAGGDSRCTCESEPVVPDVPCTGKTSHVAYILEALPSDPNGVSFNDGDYHMYISATDQDIVPGEDANPVITLRRRYETWKSDQEAGG from the coding sequence ATGCGCCGTGCTCTCGGAGAGCGTCTCGCCTCGGCGGCGCTCGTCCTCTGCGCCGTCCTCCTCACGCCTGGGACGCTCGCGGCGACCTGGTCGGTCATCGCCATCGACGCCGCGACCGGCAGAGTCGTGGTCGCCTCGGCCACGTGCGTGCCCCAAGGCCGTTTCGCCGGATTCCCCGCGCTTGGACTCATGGATGTCCAGGCCATCGTGGTCCCCGGCATCGGCGTGGCCGCCGCGCAAGCCGGAGTCGACAACACCCGCCGCAACCAATGGCTCATCTTCCGCCAAATGCAGGCGGGCACGCCGCCCTCCGAGATCATCGACCTGCTCAGGGCGGACCCCGGCCTGGAACGTCGCCAGTTCGGCATCGTCGACATGAGGGGCAGATCGGCGGGCTTCAGCGGAAGTCGCAACGGCGCCGCCTCGCTCGACGTGCAGGGCCAGGTGCCCGGCACCGCCGTCCACTACTCCGTCCAAGGCAACATCCTCGCCGCCGACAGCGTGGTACACGACGCCGCGCGGGCGCTGATCGAGGGCGGGCCGACCCTCGCCGACCGGGTCATGGCGGCGATGGAGGCTGCTGATCGGGCCGGTGGAGACAGCCGCTGCACCTGCGAGAGCGAACCCGTCGTTCCGGACGTACCCTGCACGGGGAAGACGTCCCACGTAGCCTACATTCTAGAAGCTCTTCCGTCCGATCCGAACGGGGTTTCGTTCAACGACGGCGACTACCACATGTACATATCCGCCACCGACCAGGACATCGTTCCGGGCGAAGACGCCAACCCCGTCATCACCCTCAGACGTCGGTACGAGACGTGGAAGTCGGATCAGGAGGCCGGAGGCTAA
- a CDS encoding SUF system NifU family Fe-S cluster assembly protein, translating into MSPPGGRSASHPEPRLSSLYQAVILDHYRRPRNKRKLAEPCVEIHLTNPSCGDEISLQLRLVDGIVSEAGFTGQGCSISQASASMMTGLVTGLPFDDALRIAGRFTEMMHGDSSAAKDRSLGDLRALKGVSKFPVRIKCALLAFEALQRLLDRMPAAEIGSDTKP; encoded by the coding sequence ATGAGCCCTCCCGGCGGCCGGTCCGCCTCTCATCCCGAGCCGAGACTCTCTTCGCTGTACCAGGCGGTCATCCTCGATCACTACCGTCGACCGCGGAACAAGCGCAAGCTCGCCGAACCCTGCGTCGAGATACACCTCACCAACCCGAGCTGCGGAGACGAGATCAGCCTCCAGTTGCGCCTCGTCGACGGCATCGTGAGCGAAGCCGGCTTCACCGGGCAGGGCTGCTCCATCTCGCAGGCGTCCGCGAGCATGATGACCGGATTGGTCACGGGACTGCCCTTCGACGATGCGCTCCGGATCGCAGGCCGCTTCACCGAGATGATGCACGGCGATTCGTCCGCTGCCAAGGACCGATCCTTGGGAGACCTGCGAGCCCTGAAGGGAGTCAGCAAGTTCCCGGTCCGGATCAAATGCGCGCTTCTGGCGTTCGAGGCGCTGCAGCGGCTGCTCGACCGGATGCCCGCCGCCGAGATCGGATCGGATACCAAACCCTGA
- a CDS encoding DUF1552 domain-containing protein, with the protein MKHLSNIHIPRRTFLRGVGASVALPLLDAMVPARGAWASLSGELGKTRFVGIEMVHGAAGVNEWGATRNLWNPAATGRNFDLGPTSLQPLEGFRDYLTVISNTDVENAEAKTPREIGGDHFRSSAVFLTQEHPRQTEGSDVQVGTSMDQLYAQRLGDQTPIPSMQLCIENVDQAGGCAYGYACVYTDTISWASPTEPLPMIRDPRIAFDQLFGAGTTPEDRALRRRTDRSILDWIATEATSLKRQLGPEDRRRIDRYLDNIREIEGRIQRIETRNRSGETRQLAGAPAGVPDDFEEHVKLMFDIQVLAFESDMTRVFTFKMGRDASGRVYPGSGIDVGFHNASHHGGQPERVTQFAEINRYHVSLLPYFLQKLKDTPVGDSNLLEQTLIAYGSPMGDSNLHNHKRCPLFLIGGANGQLPMGGAHLKAADGTPMANVMLSMLHMLGAEDIDSFGNSDGHFSFSV; encoded by the coding sequence ATGAAGCACCTCTCCAACATCCACATCCCGCGCCGCACCTTCCTGCGGGGCGTGGGAGCCTCGGTTGCCCTCCCCCTCCTCGACGCCATGGTGCCCGCCCGGGGCGCATGGGCCAGCTTGAGCGGCGAGCTCGGCAAGACCCGGTTCGTCGGCATCGAGATGGTGCACGGCGCTGCGGGCGTCAACGAGTGGGGGGCCACCCGGAACCTCTGGAATCCGGCCGCAACCGGTCGGAATTTCGATCTCGGTCCGACGAGCCTCCAGCCGCTCGAAGGTTTCAGGGACTACCTGACCGTCATCTCCAACACCGATGTGGAGAACGCCGAGGCGAAGACGCCGCGCGAGATCGGCGGCGACCACTTCCGCTCCAGCGCCGTCTTCCTGACACAGGAGCACCCGCGCCAGACCGAGGGCTCCGATGTTCAGGTGGGAACGTCGATGGACCAGCTCTACGCGCAGCGGCTCGGAGACCAGACCCCCATCCCGTCCATGCAGCTCTGTATCGAGAACGTCGATCAGGCGGGCGGATGCGCCTACGGCTACGCGTGCGTCTATACCGACACCATAAGCTGGGCGTCTCCCACCGAACCTCTGCCCATGATCCGCGACCCCCGCATCGCCTTCGACCAGCTCTTCGGCGCGGGCACCACCCCCGAGGACCGGGCTCTGCGCAGGCGGACGGATCGCAGCATCCTCGACTGGATCGCGACCGAAGCGACATCGCTCAAGAGGCAGCTCGGGCCAGAGGATCGGCGGCGCATCGACCGCTATCTCGACAACATTCGCGAGATCGAGGGGCGCATCCAGAGGATCGAGACCCGCAACCGGAGCGGCGAGACCCGGCAGTTGGCCGGAGCCCCCGCCGGCGTGCCCGACGACTTCGAGGAGCACGTCAAGCTTATGTTCGACATTCAGGTGCTCGCCTTCGAGTCGGACATGACCAGGGTCTTCACCTTCAAGATGGGACGGGACGCCTCGGGCCGCGTCTACCCGGGCAGCGGGATCGACGTCGGCTTCCACAACGCGTCGCACCACGGAGGGCAGCCCGAGCGGGTTACCCAGTTCGCCGAGATCAACAGGTACCACGTCTCGCTGCTGCCGTACTTCCTTCAGAAGCTCAAGGACACACCCGTCGGCGACTCGAACCTCCTCGAGCAGACTCTGATCGCCTACGGCTCGCCGATGGGCGACTCCAACCTCCACAACCACAAGCGCTGCCCGCTCTTCCTGATCGGCGGCGCCAACGGTCAGCTTCCGATGGGCGGAGCGCACCTGAAGGCGGCGGACGGCACCCCGATGGCCAACGTCATGCTTTCGATGCTGCACATGTTGGGAGCGGAAGACATCGACAGCTTCGGCAACAGCGACGGTCACTTCTCCTTCAGCGTCTGA
- a CDS encoding ankyrin repeat domain-containing protein translates to MNKRLHIVMAAVLTMTATTAWVDSPVADAASKGDLSEVRELLRRGADVNAAQGDGMTALHWASMRGDVEMTEVLLYAGAVTGVATRLGDNTPLHLAARNGNAAVTQILLEAGADPAARTSTGVTPLHLAARAGNADGVAHILAAGVEVDAVENGFGQSPLHWAAAANRVGAMRHLIAAGADVELATEMIDYQLISSLDGADRRSRQELAVASREAAKAAEERRRQLTGETPAEDEVEPEPEATGSGEADGEPEEPAEEEDAADEDGDDEDDPAEEAADDEEEDEDQPNEDEDDEDSRNQQGSDRIPGGATQSTGGTTGGSRTGTAQTERPLSYNDLVGREGGLTALHFAAREGHVEASQALLEAGADVDHPSGDGTTPILTAIVNGNYDLAARFLESGADPNLVSEDGVAPLFAALNNRWAPKAFYPQPTAFKQQVTSYLDLMELLLEAGADVNQRTGRHVWYTSYNFDILGVKFDGATAFWRAAYATDIPAMELLAAWGADPHIPTRKTPSRRRYGGGGEQVDPSGLPPTPNGGPAVHPIHAASGVGYGVARAGNSHRHVPDGWLPAVRYLVEVHGSDVNVRDQDGYSAVHHAAARGHNELIRYLVEKGADVSFVSRRGQTSVDMANGPQQRVQPFPETIALLEGLGARNNHNCMSC, encoded by the coding sequence GTGAACAAGCGTCTTCACATCGTCATGGCGGCCGTGCTCACCATGACCGCAACAACCGCGTGGGTGGATTCCCCTGTCGCCGACGCCGCCTCCAAGGGAGATCTCTCCGAGGTCAGGGAACTGCTTCGCCGGGGAGCGGACGTCAACGCCGCGCAGGGAGACGGGATGACCGCGCTCCACTGGGCCTCTATGCGAGGTGACGTGGAGATGACCGAGGTGCTGCTCTACGCCGGGGCCGTCACTGGGGTGGCCACCCGGCTGGGGGACAACACCCCGCTTCATCTCGCCGCCCGGAACGGAAACGCGGCCGTTACCCAAATCCTGCTCGAAGCCGGGGCGGATCCTGCAGCGCGAACCTCGACCGGAGTGACCCCGCTGCACCTGGCAGCACGGGCCGGGAACGCGGACGGCGTGGCGCACATTCTCGCCGCCGGGGTGGAAGTGGACGCGGTCGAGAACGGTTTCGGCCAGTCTCCGCTCCACTGGGCCGCCGCCGCCAACCGGGTAGGTGCGATGCGTCACCTCATCGCTGCGGGAGCCGATGTCGAGCTCGCCACCGAGATGATCGACTACCAGCTCATCTCATCTCTCGACGGCGCCGACCGCCGGAGCCGGCAGGAGCTCGCGGTGGCCTCGCGCGAAGCGGCCAAGGCGGCCGAAGAGCGCAGGCGACAGCTCACCGGCGAGACCCCGGCGGAGGATGAGGTCGAACCCGAGCCCGAAGCGACCGGGTCGGGCGAAGCGGACGGCGAGCCGGAGGAGCCGGCCGAGGAGGAGGATGCGGCCGACGAGGATGGAGACGACGAGGACGACCCGGCGGAGGAGGCGGCGGACGATGAGGAGGAAGACGAGGACCAGCCCAACGAGGACGAAGACGACGAGGATTCCCGGAATCAGCAGGGATCGGACCGCATTCCCGGCGGCGCCACCCAGAGCACCGGTGGAACGACCGGAGGCTCGAGGACGGGCACCGCTCAGACGGAACGTCCGCTCTCCTACAACGACCTGGTCGGACGAGAGGGCGGTCTGACCGCGCTCCACTTCGCGGCTCGCGAGGGCCACGTGGAGGCCTCGCAGGCCCTGCTCGAGGCGGGAGCCGACGTCGACCACCCTTCCGGCGACGGCACCACGCCGATTCTGACGGCGATCGTGAACGGAAATTACGATCTGGCCGCCCGTTTCCTCGAATCCGGGGCCGACCCCAACCTGGTGAGCGAGGACGGAGTCGCTCCTCTATTCGCGGCCTTGAACAACCGCTGGGCTCCGAAGGCGTTCTATCCGCAGCCCACCGCCTTCAAGCAGCAGGTCACGTCCTATCTGGATCTGATGGAGCTTCTGCTCGAAGCCGGCGCCGACGTGAATCAGCGGACAGGCCGCCACGTCTGGTACACCTCCTACAACTTCGACATCCTGGGTGTGAAGTTCGATGGCGCGACGGCCTTCTGGCGCGCGGCCTACGCCACCGACATTCCGGCGATGGAGCTCCTGGCGGCGTGGGGAGCCGATCCGCACATTCCCACACGCAAGACTCCTAGCCGGCGCAGGTACGGAGGTGGAGGCGAGCAGGTCGATCCTTCCGGGCTGCCCCCGACGCCCAACGGCGGACCGGCGGTCCATCCCATCCACGCGGCCAGCGGCGTGGGCTACGGGGTTGCCCGCGCGGGCAATTCCCATCGCCACGTCCCCGACGGCTGGCTTCCCGCAGTGCGCTACCTGGTCGAAGTGCACGGCTCCGACGTAAACGTACGCGACCAGGACGGATACTCCGCCGTTCACCACGCCGCGGCGCGGGGCCACAACGAGCTCATCCGCTATTTGGTCGAGAAGGGAGCCGACGTCTCCTTCGTCAGCCGACGCGGGCAGACCTCGGTGGACATGGCTAACGGCCCTCAGCAGCGCGTACAGCCGTTCCCCGAGACGATCGCGCTTCTCGAAGGGCTCGGAGCCCGCAACAACCACAACTGCATGAGCTGCTGA
- a CDS encoding methylated-DNA--[protein]-cysteine S-methyltransferase, with amino-acid sequence MPTKHPSAMPFATYSAQLDEALGIPVTVWSTDECVTRIELRARPDVEHTPPAERPPVLEAALRQIAEYAEGRRTRFGFAWRLPSRLTDFQQAVYERLANVEFGELTTYGEIANAVDRPGSARAVGQAMGANPLPLVLPCHRVVGSGGRLTGFGSGVPSKVRLLELEGRRASGDTAGSTVRMESRNEAG; translated from the coding sequence ATGCCGACGAAACACCCTTCCGCCATGCCCTTCGCGACCTATTCCGCCCAGCTTGACGAAGCGCTGGGCATCCCGGTCACCGTCTGGTCGACGGACGAGTGCGTGACCCGCATCGAACTGCGGGCGCGACCGGACGTGGAGCATACACCGCCTGCGGAGCGCCCTCCGGTGCTTGAAGCCGCCCTCAGGCAGATCGCCGAGTACGCCGAGGGTCGCCGGACGCGTTTCGGTTTCGCCTGGCGACTCCCCTCCAGGCTTACGGATTTCCAGCAGGCCGTCTACGAACGGCTCGCGAACGTGGAATTCGGTGAACTCACCACCTATGGCGAGATCGCGAACGCGGTGGACCGACCCGGTTCGGCGCGGGCGGTGGGACAGGCCATGGGCGCCAACCCTCTACCGCTGGTGCTGCCCTGCCACAGGGTGGTGGGCTCCGGGGGGCGGCTGACAGGTTTCGGGAGCGGCGTGCCCAGCAAGGTGAGGCTGCTCGAGCTGGAGGGACGACGCGCCAGCGGAGACACCGCCGGGAGCACGGTCCGTATGGAGAGCCGGAACGAAGCCGGCTAA
- a CDS encoding alcohol dehydrogenase catalytic domain-containing protein: MRAVTFNITVPSFLVSKALGRLTNSAVFGALSGLRYCEVDAPAPPADDWARIDVTRAGICGTDLGNLALKASPILEPFGSFPAVLGHEVVGRVAEAGPASGLDPGERVVVDPMISCAVRGFEEAERCPSCRKGFHCTCERAGDPGALEIGGAPMRPGTTIGYHASLPGGWSESMVAHASQLFRLPDSIDDDAAVMIEPLAVGMHAVLASRPLGAGPVLVIGGGPIGLGVVWALRGAGYEGELVAQVKRGPEADLARRLGASDTVTPGDEARSALVGTGSSAYMPLVGAEVFAGGGFPLIFDCVGSRQTLDQSLRFASPRGRVAVLGCAAAMRKIDLTLVWAREIRVRGFVGYGAEEWKGGRVHTFDVVIEILQATDSPVSDLVTHVLPLARYKEALGHAFDRRRSGAIKVCFDPRAA; the protein is encoded by the coding sequence ATGCGAGCCGTCACCTTCAACATCACCGTTCCCTCCTTCCTGGTGAGCAAGGCGCTTGGGCGCCTCACCAATTCCGCAGTCTTCGGGGCTCTGAGCGGGCTGCGCTACTGCGAGGTCGACGCCCCCGCGCCACCGGCGGACGACTGGGCGCGCATCGACGTGACCCGTGCGGGCATCTGCGGAACCGATCTTGGCAATCTCGCCCTCAAGGCCAGCCCCATTCTCGAGCCCTTCGGCTCGTTCCCCGCGGTTCTGGGCCACGAGGTGGTCGGCAGGGTGGCGGAGGCCGGGCCCGCTTCAGGGCTCGACCCGGGCGAGCGCGTTGTCGTGGACCCGATGATCTCTTGCGCGGTTCGAGGATTCGAAGAAGCGGAGCGGTGTCCGTCATGCCGGAAGGGATTCCACTGCACCTGCGAACGCGCCGGAGACCCAGGGGCTCTGGAGATCGGGGGCGCACCCATGCGACCCGGTACCACGATCGGATATCACGCCTCGCTGCCCGGGGGCTGGAGCGAGTCCATGGTCGCTCATGCGAGCCAGCTGTTCCGGCTCCCGGACTCGATCGACGACGATGCCGCAGTCATGATCGAACCTCTCGCGGTAGGCATGCACGCAGTCCTCGCTTCCAGACCCCTGGGTGCCGGACCGGTCTTGGTCATCGGCGGCGGTCCCATAGGACTCGGCGTGGTCTGGGCGCTCAGGGGCGCGGGCTACGAGGGCGAGCTGGTGGCACAAGTGAAGCGCGGTCCCGAAGCCGATCTCGCCCGCCGTCTCGGCGCGTCCGACACGGTGACTCCGGGCGATGAGGCGCGCTCGGCCTTGGTCGGCACCGGATCCAGCGCGTACATGCCGCTCGTCGGGGCCGAGGTCTTCGCAGGGGGCGGATTCCCGCTCATCTTCGACTGCGTAGGAAGTCGCCAGACCCTCGACCAGTCGCTTCGCTTCGCGAGTCCCCGCGGGCGGGTCGCGGTTCTGGGTTGCGCGGCCGCGATGCGCAAGATAGACCTGACGCTGGTGTGGGCCCGCGAGATCCGGGTCCGCGGTTTCGTCGGGTACGGCGCCGAGGAGTGGAAGGGAGGAAGGGTGCACACCTTCGACGTCGTCATCGAGATCCTGCAGGCCACCGATTCACCGGTGAGCGATCTCGTGACCCACGTGCTGCCTCTGGCCCGCTACAAGGAGGCGCTCGGTCACGCGTTCGACCGCCGCAGGAGCGGGGCGATCAAGGTCTGCTTCGATCCCAGGGCCGCTTAG